A genomic window from Diorhabda sublineata isolate icDioSubl1.1 chromosome 8, icDioSubl1.1, whole genome shotgun sequence includes:
- the LOC130447532 gene encoding gastrula zinc finger protein XlCGF57.1-like, whose protein sequence is MDMEQTVIKDEIEIHDDFICYTNIKQELSDEIYNVAFQNVNTISKHPIKQEISNDFNIAQVFKESIVVVKTEECSNRVDKLNIPNKFKSWSIKTEEETKSQGMLKNGKYLNLNRMGGIIICELCGNVYTKLREFLWHFFTSHYMKKNRCRKEGTTDISVNRNLDDNVKTEIEIVEDGWRNEKYNSKSDNTKSSICGGQKINDLNTSKNLFECNICLKTFAQTSDFKRHLCRHTGEKPFKCDICSKSFLRKFHLIQHLCVHTGEKKFECDICLKKFSQINGLKTHLRSHTGEKPFKCDMCAKTFSLKSSLNLHLRNHTGEKPFKCDICLKTFLQNGRLKEHLYSHTGKKPFKCEICLRSFSRTSYLRKHLITHKEEKTFKCDICSKSFSHKFNFNTHLRSHTEEKPFKCEICMKTFLHKHHLNRHLRSHTGEKPFKCDICLKTFKQKRSLSVHLLNHTEEKTFKCEICLKSFSQKSSLKPHLLSHTKEKLFKCQICSKTFLYKYQLNRHLLTHTGEKPFKCDICLKTFTQKNSLNAHLRNHTEKRPFKCDICLKSFSLKYNLKTHLLRHTGD, encoded by the exons ATGGATATGGAGCAAACAGTAATTAAGGACGAAATCGAGATTCACgatgattttatttgttatacgaATATTAAACAAGAATTGAGTGATGAAATTTATAATGTCgcatttcaaaatgtaaatacaaTTAGTAAGCATCCtattaaacaagaaataagTAATGATTTTAACATAGCTCAAGTATTTAAAGAATCTATTGTCGTCGTAAAAACAGAGGAATGTTCTAATAGGGTTGATAAACTCAATATTCCGAACAAATTTAAATCGTGGAGTATAAAAACTGAAGAGGAAACTAAATCACAAG gaatgctaaaaaatggaaaatatttgaatctgAATAGAATGGGTGGGATTATAATCTGTGAATTGTGTGGAAATGTATACACAAAACTAAGAGAATTCCTTTGGCACTTTTTTACAAGtcattatatgaaaaaaaatagatgtAGAAAAGAAGGAACAACAGACATTTCTGTTAATAGAAATCTCGACGATAATGTGAAAACTGAAATTGAAATAGTTGAGGATGGTTGGAGGAACGAAAAATATAACAGCAAATCTGATAATACCAAATCAAGTATATGTGGTGGTCAAAAGATAAATGATTTAAACACAAGCAAAAACTTGTTTGAATGTAACATTTGCTTGAAAACTTTTGCACAGACAAGTGATTTCAAGAGACATTTGTGTAGGcatacaggagaaaaaccatttaaatgCGACATTTGTTCGAAATCGTTCTTACGGAAATTtcatttgattcaacatttgtGTGTACATAcaggagaaaaaaaatttgaatgtgacatttgtttgaaaaaattttctcagaTAAATGGTTTGAAGACACATTTGCGTAGTCATACTGGAGAAAAGCCGTTTAAATGTGATATGTGTGCAAAAACTTTCTCACTGAAAAGTAGTTTGAATTTACATTTGCGCAAtcacacaggagaaaagccattcaaatgtgatatttgtttgaaaacatttttacagAACGGTAGATTGAAGGAACATTTATATAGTCACACAGGAAAAAAgccgtttaaatgtgaaatatgCTTGAGAAGTTTTTCACGAACATCTTATTTAAGAAAGCATTTGATTACTCACAAAGAAGAGAAGacattcaaatgtgatatttgttcgAAAAGTTTTTcgcataaatttaattttaatacacaTTTGCGAAGTCACACTGAAGAAAAGCCATTCAAGTGTGAAATCTGcatgaaaacttttttacataAACATCATTTAAATAGACATTTGCGTAgtcacacaggagaaaagccgtttaaatgtgatatttgtttaaaaacattcaAACAGAAAAGAAGTTTAAGTGTACATTTGCTTAATCACACAGAGGAAAAGacattcaaatgtgaaatttgtttgaaaagtttttcacaGAAATCTTCTTTGAAACCACATTTGCTAAGTCATACAAAAGAAAAGCTGTTCAAATGTCAAATCTGTTCAAAAACAttcttatataaatatcaattaaatagACATTTACTTACTCACACGggagaaaaaccatttaaatgtgatatttgcTTGAAAACTTTCacacaaaaaaatagtttaaatgcaCATTTACGTAATCACACAGAAAAAAGGCCTtttaaatgtgacatttgtttaaaaagtttttccctgaaatataatttgaaaacacaTTTGCTTAGACACACTGGAGACTAA
- the LOC130447544 gene encoding gastrula zinc finger protein XlCGF52.1-like, translating to MDLEQKAVKKEIDIQKDFIWNMNVKQELSDGVPMTDSHNVNTYSTYNIKQEINGDLNTVKTDMDSFHYVNVPYVQNKLKYGRRIKFNGLHLNSNSVIGIEICGFCGNLYTKRIELRYHFITNHCMEHKKFLYEKKFYQKNKRQKNLAIHRKLDEDVKNEIEIDEHNLKMELQEKSSTKNSGLEIKSVFNRHLRKRFREKQFNCEICLKRFSHKGSLKIHSRIHTGEKPFKCGICSKYFSQKIHLNDHLRSHTGEKPFKCDICLKTFSLKNNLNRHLRSHTGEKPFNCEICTKTFSQKSSVNIHLRIHTGEKPYKCEFCLKTFSLKNNLITHERNHTGEKPFKCKICSKTFSHKSSLNTHSRSHTGEKSFKCEICSKTFSLKNNLNTHLRNHTGEKPFKCDICFKTFSLKHNLITHVRSHTRIKPFIYDVCTKK from the exons ATGGATTTAGAGCAAAAAGCTGTAAAGAAAGAAATTGACATCCAAAAGgattttatttggaatatgAATGTCAAACAAGAATTGAGTGATGGAGTACCTATGACTGATTCTCATAATGTGAATACTTATAGTACGTATAATATTAAGCAAGAAATTAATGGAGATCTAAACACAGTCAAAACTGATATGGACAGCTTTCATTATGTTAATGTACCATATgttcaaaacaaattgaaatatggAAGGCGTATCAAATTTAATG gACTACACCTAAACTCAAATTCTGTTATTGGGATTGAGATCTGTGGGTTTTGTGgtaatttatatacaaaacgAATAGAATTGCGTTACCACTTTATTACAAATCATTGTATGGAACACAAGAAATTCCTGTATGAAAAGAAATTTTACCAGAAAAACAAAAGGCAAAAGAATCTTGCCATTCATAGAAAACTTGATGAAgatgtgaaaaatgaaatagaaatagatgAACACAATTTGAAAATGGAATTGCAAGAAAAGAGTTCCACTAAAAATTCAGGGTTAGAAATAAAAAGTGTCTTTAACAGACATTTACGTAAACGCTTTAGAGAGAAACAATTCAACtgtgaaatttgtttaaaaaggttTTCACATAAAGGTAGTTTGAAGATACATTCTCGTATtcacacaggagaaaaaccattcaaatgtggcatttgttcaaaatatttttcacagaaaattcatttgaatgatcATTTGCGTAGTCACACTGGAGAAAAGCcgttcaaatgtgacatttgtttgaaaactttttcactgaaaaataatttgaatagacATTTGCGTAGtcacacaggagaaaaaccGTTTAATTGCGAAATTTGCACTAAAACCTTTTCTCAAAAAAGTAGTGTGAATATACATTTGCGTATtcacacaggagaaaagccatacAAATGTGAATTTTgcttgaaaactttttcattgaaaaataatttgataactCATGAGCGTAatcatacaggagaaaaaccattcaaatgcaaaatctgttcaaaaacgttttcgcaTAAAAGTAGTTTGAATACACATTCACGAAGTCACACAGGTGAAAAGTCATTTAAATGTGAAATCTGTTCTAAAACCTTTtcactgaaaaataatttgaatacacaTTTACGTAATCACACGGGAGAGAAGCCATTCAAATGCGACATTTGCttcaaaactttttcactaaaacataatttaattacaCATGTGCGCAGTCATACAAGAATAAAGCCATTTATATATGACGTTTgcactaaaaaataa
- the LOC130447528 gene encoding gastrula zinc finger protein XlCGF57.1-like isoform X1 has protein sequence MDKNQKVIKDEIDIRDDSIWNTNVKQELSDEKHFVAFQNVDIINMHPIKQEISDDLNTVQVFEDFIVAVKKEENFNIVDKPNNQKKFKSLRIKTEKGTKSRVLLKNGKHLNLNTINGIIICELCGNLYTKRIEIFWHFSTSHCMKQEFYQKNECCRKNRTIESAVNSNVKNDIETVKDGWKNEKSDNSKSSICDGQKKNDLNASKNSFNCDICLKSFPRKYSLNKHSRIHTGEKPFKCDICLKSFLRKFHLIEHLCTHTGTKKFKCDICLKNFAQKGGLKTHLRSHTGEKPFECDICAKTFTQKGSLMEHLRNHTGEKPFKCEMCLISFSRKSCLKKHLITHKEEKTFKCDICLKSFFHKFNFNIHLKSHSIEKLFKCEICSKTFLHKHHLNRHLRSHTGEKPFECDICLRKFTQKSSLKIHSISHETEKPFKCEICLKSFSHKFTFNTHLQSHTKEKLFECEICLKIFLHKHHLNRHLRIHTKEKPFKCDICSKIFSQNSSMKRHLLGHTADNSHKCHICSKTFSQKINLNTHLLSHTGEKPFKCEICSKSFYRKSSLKTHSVTHKEEKPYQCDICFKSFSQKIHLNTHFISHTKEKLFKCEICLKSFLHKHHLNRHLLSHTGENPFKYEC, from the exons ATGGATAAGAATCAGAAAGTTATTAAGGATGAAATCGATATTCGCGATGATTCTATTTGGAATACGAATGTTAAACAAGAATTAAGTGATGAAAAACATTTTGTCGCTTTTCAAAATGTAGATATAATTAATATGCATCCtattaaacaagaaataagTGACGATTTAAACACAGTTCAagtatttgaagattttatcGTGGCCgtaaaaaaagaggaaaacttTAATATAGTTGATAAACCCaataatcaaaagaaatttaaatctttgagaataaaaactgaaaaggGAACTAAATCACGAG tgttgttaaaaaatggaaaacatctTAATCTGAATACTATTAATGGGATTATAATCTGTGAGTTATGTGGAAATTTATACACAAAACGAATCGAAATCTTTTGGCACTTTTCCACAAGTCATTGTATGAAACAGGAATTTTACCAGAAAAATGAATGTTGTAGAAAAAATCGAACAATAGAATCTGCTGTTAACAGTAATGTGAAAAATGACATTGAAACTGTTAAGGATGGTTGGAAAAACGAAAAATCTGATAATTCCAAGTCAAGTATATGTGATGGTcagaagaaaaatgatttaaatgcAAGCAAAAACTCATTCAATTGTGACATTTGCTTGAAAAGTTTTCCacgaaaatatagtttaaacAAACATTCACGTATTCATACAGGGGAAAAGCCTtttaaatgtgacatttgtttgaaatcaTTCCTACGGAAATTTCATTTGATTGAACATTTGTGTACACACACAGGAACCAAAAAATTTAAGtgtgatatttgtttaaaaaattttgctcAGAAAGGTGGTTTGAAGACACATTTGCGTAGTCACACTGGAGAAAAGCCATTCGAATGTGATATTTGTGCAAAAACTTTTACACAGAAAGGTAGTTTGATGGAACATTTACGTAAtcacacaggagaaaagccgtttaaatgtgaaatgTGTTTGATAagtttttcacgaaaatcgtgtttgaaaaaacatttgataaCTCACAAAGAAGAAAAGACATTCAAATGcgacatttgtttaaaaagttttttccataaatttaattttaatatacatttgaaaagccattcaatagaaaaactattcaaatgtgaaatctgttcaaaaacatttttacataaACATCATTTAAACAGACATTTACGTAgtcacacaggagaaaagccgtttgaatgtgatatttgtttgagAAAGTTCACACAGAAATCTTCTCTGAAAATACATTCAATTTCTCACGAAACAGAAAAACCgttcaaatgtgaaatttgtttgaaaagtttttcacataaatttacttttaatacGCATTTGCAAAGTCATACAAAAGAAAAGCTATTCGAATGTGAAATctgcttgaaaatttttttgcataagCATCATTTAAATAGACATTTGCGCATTCACACAAAGGAAAAGCCATTTAAATGTGACAtctgttcaaaaattttttcacaaaattctaGTATGAAAAGACATTTGCTTGGACACACTGCAGATAATTCacacaaatgtcacatttgttCAAAGACTTTTTCCcagaaaatcaatttgaatacACATTTGCTAAGtcacacaggagaaaaaccattcaaatgtgaaatttgttcgaAAAGTTTTTACCGAAAATCTTCTTTGAAAACACATTCAGTTACTCACAAAGAAGAAAAGCCTTAccaatgtgacatttgttttaaaagtttctcacaaaaaattcatttgaatacaCATTTTATAAGTCATACAAAAGAAAAGCTATTCAAATGCGAAATCTGcttgaaaagttttttacaCAAACATCATTTAAATAGACATTTGCTTAGTCACACAGGAGAAAATCCATTCAAATATGAGTGTTGA
- the LOC130447528 gene encoding zinc finger protein OZF-like isoform X2, whose amino-acid sequence MDKNQKVIKDEIDIRDDSIWNTNVKQELSDEKHFVAFQNVDIINMHPIKQEISDDLNTVQVFEDFIVAVKKEENFNIVDKPNNQKKFKSLRIKTEKGTKSRVLLKNGKHLNLNIINGIIICELCGLLYAKQIEFLWHFSTCYCMKNESCRKKGTTDSAVNNNAKTEIETVEDGWKIEKYNRKCDNSKSSICGGQKINDLNLFECDICSKTFSRKYSLNKHSRIHTGEKPFKCDMCSKSFLWKFNLIQHLCVHTGEKKFKCDICMKNFSQKGGLKTHLLLHTGEKPFECDICAKTFTQKGSLMEHLRTHTGEKPFKCDICLRSFLRKPCLKKHLITHKEEKTFKCDICLKSFFHKFNFNIHLKGHKKEKSFKCEICLRKFSHKHQLNRHLRVHTREKPFKCDICSKTFSQNYSLKIHLLGHTADNSHKCHICSKTFSQKINLNTHLLIHAGVKPFKCEICLKSFLHKHHLNRHMRSHTGERPFKCDICSKTFTQKNNLDRHLINHTEKRPFKCDICLKCFSQKYKLKKHLLSHGGD is encoded by the exons ATGGATAAGAATCAGAAAGTTATTAAGGATGAAATCGATATTCGCGATGATTCTATTTGGAATACGAATGTTAAACAAGAATTAAGTGATGAAAAACATTTTGTCGCTTTTCAAAATGTAGATATAATTAATATGCATCCtattaaacaagaaataagTGACGATTTAAACACAGTTCAagtatttgaagattttatcGTGGCCgtaaaaaaagaggaaaacttTAATATAGTTGATAAACCCaataatcaaaagaaatttaaatctttgagaataaaaactgaaaaggGAACTAAATCACGAG tgttgctaaaaaatggaaaacatctTAATCTGAATATTATTAATGGGATTATAATCTGTGAATTGTGTGGATTATTATATGCGAAACAAATCGAATTCCTTTGGCACTTTTCCACATGTTATTGTATGAAGAATGAATCTTGTAGAAAAAAAGGAACGACAGACAGTGCTGTTAACAATAATGCGAAAACTGAAATTGAAACTGTTGAGGATGgttggaaaatcgaaaaatataatagaaaatgtgATAATTCCAAGTCAAGTATATGTGGTGGTCAAAAGATAAATGATTTAAACTTATTCGAATGTGACATTtgttccaaaactttttcacgaaaatacagtttaaataaaCATTCACGTATTCATACAGGGGAGAAGCCTTTTAAATGTGACATGTGTTCGAAATCTTTCTTATGGAAATTCAATCTGATTCAACATTTGTGTGTACATACgggagaaaaaaaattcaagtgtgatatttgtatgaaaaatttttctcagaAAGGTGGTTTGAAGACACATTTGCTGCTtcacacaggagaaaagccattcgaATGTGATATTTGTGCAAAAACTTTCACACAGAAAGGTAGTTTGATGGAACATTTGCGTACAcacacaggagaaaaaccattcaaatgtgacatttgtttgagaAGCTTTTTACGGAAACcttgtttgaaaaaacatttgataaCTCACAAAGAAGAAAAgacattcaaatgtgacatttgtttgaaaagttttttccataaatttaattttaacataCATTTGAAAGgccataaaaaagaaaaatcatttaaatgtgaaatctgtttaagaaaattttcacaTAAACATCAATTAAATAGACATTTGCGCGTTCACACAAGGGAAAAGCCATTTAAGTGTGACATCTGttcgaaaactttttcacagaattatagtttgaaaatacatttgCTTGGACATACTGCAGATAATTCacacaaatgtcacatttgttCAAAGACTTTTTCCcagaaaatcaatttgaatacACATTTGCTTATTCACGCAGGAgtaaaaccattcaaatgtgaaatttgtttgaaaagttttttacaTAAACATCATTTAAATAGACATATGCGTAGTCACACAGGAGAAAGGCCGtttaaatgtgacatttgttcaaaaacttttacacaaaaaaataatttggatagACATTTAATTAATCACACAGAAAAAAGGCctttcaaatgtgacatttgtttaaaatgtttttccCAGAAATATaagttgaaaaaacatttacttaGTCACGGTGGAGACTAA
- the LOC130447539 gene encoding zinc finger protein 112-like — protein sequence MDTMQRIFKNEIDIQNDWNIHVEREMNDEAPKMVFQNMNTHSIKQEINDNTVDMLGESFIATKSEKDSFHEVHIPNIQNKFNYPGKRIKSKGLLKNGKYLNVNIIAGIKICGLCGNLYTKQMELLRHICTNHFAKRCKTKNESFKKRQLIDPARKFDENVKNEIEIVEHNLKTESQDIRFVDNSELDIKNGGNLNRKGRKSFECHICLKAFSKKTDLGKHSRVHTGEKPFKCDICFKMFTQKGNLKIHILKHSGEKPFKCDVCLKSFLLKTGLNVHMRSHTKEKPFKCDICLKTYSQRCGVQRHLLSHTGENPYKCDICFKTFPQKFCLNRHSRVHTKEKPFQCEICSKHFTDKSSLKKHLINHNEEKPFKCEICSKDYSTRCYFNIHMRSHTGEKPFKCDVCFKSYTQNYNLKRHVLSHAGEESYKCEVCSKTFLQKFCFNKHFRIHTKEKPFKCDVCSKPFSYKRNLNKHLQSHTEITTI from the exons ATGGATACGATGCAAAGAATCTTCAAGAATGAAATCGATATTCAGAATGATTGGAATATACATGTCGAACGAGAAATGAATGACGAAGCGCCGAAgatggtttttcaaaatatgaatactCATAGtattaaacaagaaataaatgataatacaGTTGATATGTTAGGAGAATCTTTTATTGCAACTAAATcagaaaaagacagttttcatGAAGTTCATATaccaaatattcaaaacaaattcaaCTATCCTGGAAAACGAATTAAATCAAAAG GATtgctaaaaaatggaaaatatttgaatgtaaatATTATTGCGGGGATTAAGATCTGTGGATTGTGTGGAAATTTATACACGAAACAGATGGAATTGCTTAGGCACATTTGTACGAATCATTTTGCGAAGCGATGTAAAACgaaaaatgaaagttttaaaaaaagacaATTAATTGATCCCGCcagaaaatttgatgaaaacgtCAAGAACGAAATTGAAATAGTCGAACATAATTTGAAAACGGAGTCGCAAGATATTAGATTCGTCGATAACTCAGAGTTGGATATAAAAAACGGtggaaatttgaatagaaaaggaagaaaatCGTTCGAGTGTCACATTTGCCTGAAAGCCTTTTCAAAGAAAACTGATTTAGGCAAACATTCGCGTGTCCACACAGGAGAGAAGCCATTCAAATGCGACATTTGCTTCAAAATGTTTACGCAGAAGGGCAATTTGAAGATACACATACTTAAACACTCGGGAGAAAAACCGTTCAAATGCGatgtttgtttgaaaagtttccttCTGAAAACCGGTTTAAACGTGCACATGCGCAGCCATACGAAAGAGAAGCCGTTCAAGTGCGACATCTGCTTGAAAACTTATTCGCAGAGATGCGGCGTGCAAAGACATTTGCTCAGCCACACGGGGGAGAATCCTTACAAGTGCGACATTTGTTTCAAGACTTTTCcgcaaaaattttgtttgaatagACATTCTCGAGTTCACACAAAAGAAAAACCATTTCAGTGCGAGATTTGCTCGAAGCATTTTACGGACAAATCTAgtttgaagaaacatttgatcAATCACAACGAAGAGAAACCGTTCAAGTGTGAAATTTGTTCGAAAGATTATTCAACTCGATGTTATTTCAACATACACATGCGCAGCCACACGGGGGAGAAACCGTTCAAGTGCGACGTTTGTTTCAAATCCTATACGCagaattataatttgaaaagacACGTTCTTAGTCACGCGGGGGAGGAGTCGTATAAATGCGAAGTTTGTTCCAAGACTTTTctgcaaaaattttgtttcaataaacaTTTTCGAATTCACACGaaagaaaaaccatttaaatgCGATGTTTGCTCGAAACCTTTCtcatataaaagaaatttgaataaacatttaCAAAGTCACACAGAAATAACAAccatttaa